The following coding sequences lie in one Rutidosis leptorrhynchoides isolate AG116_Rl617_1_P2 chromosome 4, CSIRO_AGI_Rlap_v1, whole genome shotgun sequence genomic window:
- the LOC139845254 gene encoding uncharacterized CRM domain-containing protein At3g25440, chloroplastic yields the protein MSIYLFLRNLQNFIHKTYILHRVRSSLNQNQCSDIIRYINTKANSNAHSFTCFSLENQISQKPVYMLCNSKFLSRSNVRLMSSSAIEMTTDKDVVRFRIDKQRNRPDGLTEREKKRRIRVSKKAKLNELRFYRLKAKKKMRSPNPEIRILYRLGKAKRKEEWLIEKLRKFDVRKATPEVYDPEILTEEEKFYLKRTGEKKKHYVPVGRRGVFGGVVLNMHLHWKNHETVKVVCKPCKPGQIQEYADELTRLSKGIVIDIKPNNVILFFRGKNYVQPEIMSPPDTLSKAKALEKYKLEQSLEHTSEFIEKLENELEEYYKHKARFTKEKESSPKS from the exons ATGTCGATATACTTATTTCTTCGGAATCTCCAAAATTTCATACATAAAACATACATTCTTCACCGTGTCAG GAGTTCGTTAAATCAAAATCAATGCTCGGATATTATAAGATATATAAACACAAAGGCTAATAGTAATGCTCATTCATTTACATGCTTCTCGTTGGAAAACCAGATAAGCCAGAAACCTGTATATATGCTTTGTAACTCTAAGTTCTTATCAAGGTCAAATGTTCGGTTAATGAGTAGTTCTGCTATTGAGATGACAACGGATAAAGATGTTGTCAGGTTTCGTATCGATAAACAGCGTAATAGACCTGATGGTTTGACTGAAAGAGAAAAGAAAAGACGGATTAGAGTGTCAAAAAAggctaaacttaatgaattaaggtTTTATCGCTTGAAGGCAAAGAAAAAGATGAGATCTCCGAATCCCGAAATTCGGATTTTGTATAGGCTTGGAAAG GCCAAAAGAAAGGAAGAATGGTTGATTGAAAAACTAAGGAAATTCGATGTACGAAAGGCCACACCTGAAGTATATGATCCAGAAATTTTAACAGAGGAAGAAAAGTTTTACCTAAAGAGAACTGGTGAGAAAAAGAAACATTACGTTCCAGTTGGAAGACGTGGAGTATTTGGAGGAGTTGTTCTTAATATGCACCTTCATTGGAAGAACCATGAGACTGTTAAGGTTGTTTGCAAACCTTGTAAACCTGGTCAAATTCAAGAATATGCTGACGAGCTTACTCGATTAAGTAAAGGCATTGTGATTGACATAAAGCCTAATAATGTCATCTTATTTTTTCGTGGAAAAAATTATGTGCAACCGGAGATTATGTCACCTCCAGATACCCTGTCGAAAGCTAAG GCCTTAGAAAAATACAAACTCGAACAGTCCCTTGAGCATACAAGTGAGTTCATTGAAAAGCTCGAGAATGAGCTGGAAGAGTATTACAAGCATAAAGCTCGGTTCACCAAAGAGAAGGAAAGTTCACCCAAGTCTTAA